Within the Mixophyes fleayi isolate aMixFle1 chromosome 5, aMixFle1.hap1, whole genome shotgun sequence genome, the region tctatcccatttctatctatctatctatgccaTTTCTATCTATCGTTCTATCTATcgttctatctatctcatatctatctatctatctatcccatatctatctatctatctatctatctatctatctatctatctcatatctatctatctatctatctatcccatatctatctatctatctatcccatttctatctatctatctatgccatttctatctatcattctatctatctcatatctatctatctatctatcccatttctatctatctatctatcccatttctatctatctatctatttactcatatctatctatctatctatctatcccatttctatctatctatctatctatctcatatctatctatctatctatctatctatctatcccatatctatctatcccatttctatctatctatctatctcatatctatctatctatctatcccatatctatctaactatctatcccatatctatctatctatctatcccatatctatctatctatctatctatctatctatctatctatctatcccatttctatctatctatctatctatctatctatctatctatcccatttctatctatttatctatctatcccatttctatctatctatctatgccatttctatctatcattctatctatctcatatctatctatctatctatctatctatctatcccatttctatctatctatctatctatcccatttctatctatctatctatttactcatatctatctatctatctatctatctatctatcccatttctatctatctatctatctatctatcccatatctatctatctatctatctatctatctatctatcccatatctatctatctatctatcccatttctatctatctatctatctcatatctatctatctatctcatatctatctatctatctatctatcccatatctatctatctatcccatatctatctatctatcccatatctatctatctatctatctatctatcccatttctatctatctatctatctatctatctatctatcccatttctatctatttatctatctatcccatttctatctatctatctatgccaTTTCTATCTATcgttctatctatctcatatctatctatctatctatctatcccatttctatctatctatctatctatctatcccatatctatctatctatctatctatctatctatctatcccatttctatctatctatctttctcatatctatctatctatctcatatctatctatctatctatctatctatctatctatctatcccatttctatctcatatctatctatctatctatctcatatctatcccatatatatctatctatctatctatctaatacataTCTCTGTCTCTCATATCTGTCATcgatctctctcatatctatttgttatattaagtctgtgtgttatatattttataggaaGGAACATTGCCCCTGAGGGTAAAGCCAGTCAAATCTCCGTCTATCATACCTATGGAAATGCCATTAATGCTATTGATGGAAACCGTGAAGGAAAGCTCATAATGAAATCTTGCAGCCTGACAAGAAGCGAGACGTCTCCTTGGTGGAGATTGGATTTTCATACACCACGGAAAGTCGGGGCTGTAGTTGTAGTTAATAGGTATGACTGCTGTTGGCATCGTCTCCTTGGAGCGGAGGTTCGTGTTGGAAACTCCACACTCAACCAAAATCCAGTGTGAGTATGAGATGCAACAGTCACCTATTATCTCCTAATATGTGTGACAGCTACAACCCAACACACACAACCCTTGTGTGCAAACTATTCACAAGACATATGAATCGAGCATTAAATAGTATTATACAAAACTGTCATATTGCCCCCAAAACCCGAATATTTCCTGAAACTATTTTACCACATAGTCTGAGGATCTATAATATCCTGGGTGTGATGCTCCTTTACATTTTGAATAATAATTAGGGAGCCTCACAAATTACCTACAATGAAGCAGTATCTTTATTAAATTCATTCTTCTTCTTATTGATTACGTTacatatcatttttaatattttatttgtacaccATTTAAACTTGTTTTTAGAACGTTTATGCATTAGTTGTCTCCTCCAATGTAATGGGCGTGGGTAGAGAGTAACTTTGTATTATTAATACATCAGATCAGTAGAGGAACTGGGGAGTCTCTCATGGGGGATGTTCCAGAAAACTCCCCACATCTGATTCCCTATCTAAGACATATGTTTCTTACTCTCCGGTAATGTGAGCCCCCATGGTAGACGCTCTAACGAAGGGGTGGCCAGACTGTCTAAAGGCAGAAAGTGCTCCGAAATCTAACGCAGTACATAATTTAACATTTATTAGGTCAATTAGGCAACAGAAtgtaaaataacatcaaacatatatattttaactaaAGAAAACAATTGTTGCGATAAGATAATATCATAAGATCACATGATCACTACAGAGACTAATGAGGAAATAATCTTATATTCTAacagtattataatataataattaaaacatCTAAAAGTAATAAAAGCTTATGGGACAGCACAGAGTATGATACATTTCATTATATTTCATTCATTGTTCATTATTCTCTCCCTATTGAAGACAGAAGCCTCCATAAAGAATTACATACATTTTCCCTCTAGATATCTTAATTTGACGATGCTCCTTATTATAGTTAACCATGGTAAAATCTTCATTAAGGAGAAGATGCCAGTTGTTCGAATTCTAGACAGTGGGGGCGAGAGGGGATGTAACTAATTTTACAATAAAACGAATGTGAGGTATCAGAATACaagtccctgcgctctacccaacGTTGGGTCtgtgtgatcccactgctgccaccaaaatGTGAAGATAATGGGTTTTTATAACCGAAGTTCACTAGGTAACTGGTCCTCTTAGGTTCAGGAACCACACAGGCAAGAAGGAGGACATACAACGATATTGTTACCTTTTCTACAGTAACACAACAGTttgcacactttaaacaataggtgAGGGGACCACCAGTGTCAATAGGGGTCGCAGCAAAGTTCCCCACCCACCTTAGTCATGCAACAGCTCCACAGACAAATGAGTCTGTCCATGGGAGGTTCAGGGAGTCCTGGTATCTTGCTATTCCCGGCTGCTTAGCCAAATCTCCAACCGCATGGTGGGGCTACGGGTATCAATCTCCCTATTcttgttggtacaccaatttacccagaacctgGTGAGTATCTCCCGATGGAGGGAGGTGATGACAGGCTCCCAGATGGAGCAGCAGCTTCCCAAGATACAGGACAGCGATGATCACCGGGTCTGCTGGTAGAGGGTTAGGGTTTATTAAAGACAGGAAAGGTAAAAAGATATGCATGatccaataaaaataaatgaaaaatacataaatcaattcATAAATATACAATGTGAACTAAAAACATAAAGCAGTCCAACTCATTGCTGAACCATATTCACAGGTATTCCTGCTCAAAAAGATAAAGAGTGGTTTGTTTAGTGGAACAGAAATCATATTTGATACAGTTCATGTGTTAAACAGCCGTCTGCTCACCAAACCGACCAGGGAAATGTATGAGAAGTCAATGTCAGTTATTGTGATGCAAAATATTTACACAGCCTATATCACACTTAGATCTGTGTGCGTCCGGCACGTGCATGTTATGTGAAACCTCTTTGTGTTTTCTTACAAGTAAATCCAGATACAAGATTTTACTGaagtcaaaataaaaatgttaaaacatagATAGGGTCATGTGTCATGTGGCCAGGTCCCGAGTGTCAGGGGGCCATCTTTACATGGACTCCAGTGTCGGAAGTCCAGATCCAGGCACCGCATGAATAAAGTGGTGTTTTGAGGTGtagttattaaataaaaatgtgttttaaagtgtgcgctgcggcgcTGGGAAGGGGATACCCAGCGCTGCAGCACATAAGAGGTTAAACCCCAGCGCTAGGAGCTGGGGAGATTAGGGgttatgtatctatgtatctatgatAAATCTCCAGCCTCAGAGAGGCACCAGCGGAGGAGAGGaggctgagcccccctctccctgtcagATTGGGACAGAGAAGGTACACTCTTCCCTGCCACTAGCTTCAATGTTAAAAGGTCTTTAAAAAGGGTGGATGGAGAACAAGGAGACCCCATACATTCATCTCTGTCTCTGAATTAGACTCTACTGAGTGAGAAAATTCCATGAGCTCATTCTCCAGTAGAGATTTCTCTCACCAAGATTTTTTAGGAAAGGACTTAATGTCCTCAGACACAGGaggtacaaaacaaaaaaaatacggATTGGGGGTAAGAAACTGAGAAAAAGACCAGATACCTAAGAAGACATAGTCTATCGCAGGAGTCAGAGACGACACAAGATCTAGATTCTAATTTTAGAATTATCAATTTATCAGATAAAATAATTCAACCAAATCATTTAAGCCTTTTGAGTAAAGGTTTATCCTTCTCACAAAAATGAAACTAACCCCCCAGGAAGACCCATCATTTCCAGGATTGGTGGGTTAACGGAAAATGCTAGTACCTTTGTAGACCACTACATGCGACCTTATGTGGTGGGTCTACCATCCTACACTAGGGATAGCCTGGACGTCCTTTCAAAAATACAGGATATAACAGTTGGTCCCAATGTTAAATTAGCGTCTTTCAACGTAGAATCACTCTACACCAACATTCAATACCATTTTTCAGATTGGCTTTTTAAAACCACGTGGCCAGATACACCTATTAAATGGGactatataagagctgtcatttgTCTCCCCGCAtcagccttgaaaaagcagccgAGCAAAATGCGCATTGGCGTTTCTGGGCTCCACTATCTGCTTCTTATTTTGCGTATTTATCCCCTTGATCGCCTGCGAGTTATTTTAGGTAGGGACATTTCACATAATCCCGCGATCAGAGGGGGAATACATTCTTTTTGTGGATTCTGCGCTACTACTCGCTACTTAATTAGAGCATAATTTTGTATCCACATATAACTATCCTTAACATAGTGGATTTTTTAGAGTGTACCAAAcagacaattttgtttttttataaagccAATTGATATTCACTATATCTACAGAATATTATTTTCCAGAGGACTAACATATATTATTAGTTCTCATGAAGGCTTATTATAGCCCTTTTTTTTTGCACTCACAATTGTTTAGTGCTTTAGCCCTTGCAACTtagtttgcatttttaatttactgtatcactgtatgtctatatgtttattttaaatatttcgctctcATCCCTaccattttttaatgcatatctaATAAAATTTAGGTTTTATTATACTAGGAGTGCCCCAGATATACTCTTCTCTCCTTTTCAATGTTAAAAGGTGTTAACCCCTCTGGTCTGATTGATGTGGATGCTGCATGAATCggtctggattggttaaaggggcaggaggctggattacctcctgccaggttatgtgttcaaaattgtatttaaagacCTCTGTTTTACCCTGAAATGTATCATCATACCATCTATATCTTTTGAAGATCACTAGTACtacaaactagtgtaactgtcctcattaggacacttgagctaataaacatcactgcttcaagaaccttTGACGCATACTTACCTGCGGCAATTTCCTGAGACAGGAGGGGCAGCGGGGAAGACAGGAGGGGGGAGCAGGCAGTCACAATAATGACAGCAATGAGCTTTGATCCACAGTGTCACCTCAGCACATATCAAGAGACTGCAACAAGTGGGTCCTGCTGATATTCTTGTAATACAAAGGAATTCTGATATTTCCCTGGTAGGACAACAATATCACTGTATTATAGATTGTCTTAAATTCAGCAGATTGGAAATGgatgttactgtattactgtcCTTCATAGTGCACTCACAGCCACAGTGTAAGGACTTTTATATAAATTGCAACGATTGTTACACTTCATACAATTGAAATTTTGAGTGTTTAATGTATTTCACTGATAGCAACACAGCATCTACATTAGTGTGGTATCACATAGACCAAATATAACAGTATTTGAGCCATATAAATGGAGAAGATTTGAGCCTGTCGATTCTTGTATCTAGAGGGAGAAGTAAACTCTCCACTAGTGGATTTCTTCGCTTTGGTCAAGTTGTAACAAATGTAGACCTGTAAAGTAGGTTAAGCATTGTACTTTGGGAGCGAGAGATGGAAGGACCAAGTATTGTGATCCTCACCTCGGTATACTGCATCACTCATCTGGATTCTGCACATACTCACAGCCTGTAGATATCCTGCACAGAAAGAGCAGATGATATTTGCTCCTGGACTTGATTTTTAATGCAGTTTTTGTGTTCTCAGGTGTGGAACTATTTCTGAGGTGGAGCCTGGGTCCGTCACCACATTGTGCTGTAACGGGATGGTCGGCCGCTATGTCAGTGTCGTCATTCCTGGCCGTGACGATCTCCTTAACTTGTGTGAGGTTGAGGTCTATCCGGATGGGACGGAGAAGCCATGTGTGTAATTATAGGCTCCACAATGTCTGTTCTCATTACACAAGGCTGGAGTAGAGATACTACAATAAATCATTAGATGATGGCTTTCTCATTGTagctaaataaatacatttaaaagctTTTGGAGCAAATTCTATAACAAATGTAAATCATATAATAAATGATCCTCAAATCATTAATTGTTTTCATCTTTGTTTATATTCacaattatcattatcatcatcatattttatttagaaGCCGCCACAGAATCTGCCGTGACATACGATCACCACCACCGAAAAAATCTGTTTAGTTCACAAATAATTTAACACATTAATCATTTTAGTACAGCACTTGCAGTAAGCAAACACACCATTACATAAATTGTCAATTTATATTCAAAAGTCCAGGTAGTAATATTCCATCTTATTTTGAAATGATGTCCTCTAAAcatattctatgtttctaaagAAACATTAACACCTTAAACTGTTGATTGCATCTGTCAACACAATCGATCATAACTGTATAGACCATAACCCTATAGTTTGTGATGAATACATTTACCGCACAGCTTACTAATAATCAATATTTATAAGTTTACACCTTGGTGATATGTAACacacttttattgacaatttaacAAAAACTCTCCCATGACAGGAAGAAGTTCTCCAGCAAGGGTTATATTCAGTGTGATACTCCTAAACCAGATGAGAGTATAAGATTCTGTAATGATTTCAGCAACTTAAGGTCAGAGCCATTACAGGAACGTGAGAGAGAATGATTAAGAAGAGGAGCACAGGGGTGTAGTATCCTATAAAGGAGAAGGGAACAAGAACCATATAGTATTAAACTGAGATAAAGATAGATAAGAGAACTGAGAGAAAGGAAGAGTTAATGCAGAAATAGAAGAGGAGGGAGACAAAAAGGGTCCTCCTGGGGTAAAAAAGCAAGGGGTGGGTGTTACAGACTAAGAAAGATGGGTATCAAGAGAGATAAAATATGAGCTTAGCATGGGCAGTAGTCAGGGATTAGTTAGAATAGTAAGAAAAACTGAGTACAGTAAGCACAGAGAGCAGAGACTACAGCATCGAACAAGGAGACACAGAGACAACACGAAGACCTCAGGGAGACGTTCTGGATGCGGTCACTCAAAACACAACATTTATTTCAATAGGGCTAGGACATTCAACATATTTCCCTCTCTGTTTTAATGCTGTCGCTAGCCACATTCATTCATTGGTAAGTGGTTAGATTTATGAAATCATGGGGGCAGTGGTGaaagggagggatcacatgatccctccacacatgcgctgtcagagcagagctgacagctgaGAAAGATTTAATTTAGGAGAATGTACGTCAGCTTCAGACATTGATACATAGCGCTAATGAGCACTTCCCATatactgttatggggagtgctcagaaaaatgaTAAGTGatgtaaagcagcagatatctgagagaTCTGCTGTGATGCTACAATGATACATAGCTGTTTAGTGGTTAATCCCCAAAAACTGTTGTTTGTGAGTCAAGTGCACGTAAGTGTAGATGGTCAGTAGATGGTGCTGTGTAAGGAAGGTCACAAAGCACCTGGAAAGTGGATGAAAAAATCACATAGGACAGTTCTAAATAAAGAGATTGGCTGCTCTAGTGATTAGAGGCCATTCATCTGTAGTTTGTAAGAAAGAGATGCCGGGGGGCTGAGAGGGGGTGGGTACAAAGTACTGGGGCAGGAGCAGCCCTAACTCTTCATCTGGGGTGTGGTCAACGGTCATCCAGTTTCACAATATTTTCTATGCGTCCCCTGACCCCACCCCTACTCCTCCTAAACTGGGCTCCAGACCACCTCCCCTTGCATATCTAGGTAAGTATATATACATAGGCACATATTCCTGTCACTTTTCTTTCTGATATTATTGTTTCTCATCattctctctgcccttcccctgcctGTGCCAATCTTTTTCTCTTCATGTGTACCTCTGTCACCCCATCTGTTTCTCATTGCCCCCCTCCTTtattatgtaacacccccctagtggtgttttagttaaacctttacctcagtgaatagaggaggggtcacctagagggtaagatagaagtttctgaaaagttacataaactggttaccatggtgataacccagcccagcctgtgagactaagtgagaggaaggaggggctgtcattaaggggggagaggaactgagaagggagacacaagaggagagttgtagctggggacctggggtggaagctcccaggctcccccagcattgcctggaagtctgagcatggtgactgagccagggcaaggaatgtgtgcactggatgagggggagaactccatgccactatagagaacccaagagagagggggacactttgcatggaagaggccctggagtgagggctgctacaagaggcctggtagctgtagtgtcagatcctgaggctgagagtacacagagtgacgtgtcagagcacaggagacatcatccccgcagaggaggggtgagctgcag harbors:
- the LOC142157597 gene encoding fucolectin-like; the protein is MIFLVTCLLCLGLLGTTQVDSYCVVKGRNIAPEGKASQISVYHTYGNAINAIDGNREGKLIMKSCSLTRSETSPWWRLDFHTPRKVGAVVVVNRYDCCWHRLLGAEVRVGNSTLNQNPVCGTISEVEPGSVTTLCCNGMVGRYVSVVIPGRDDLLNLCEVEVYPDGTEKPCV